The proteins below are encoded in one region of Amycolatopsis magusensis:
- a CDS encoding DEAD/DEAH box helicase, whose product MSETAQHDRAAAGFSAPPPGQDTTVRPLRAWQRRALTKYLTTKPQDFLAVATPGAGKTVFGLRIAAELLSDRTIEAVTIVTPTEHLKHQWASAAAAAGIAIDSNFRNTVGVTSSDYRGVAVTYAQVAAHPTMHRVRTENRKTLVILDEIHHGGDAKSWGDAVREAFTPAVRRLSLTGTPFRSDDSPIPFITYEPDGEGALRSRADHAYGYSDALADGVVRPVVFLAYSGEASWRTSAGDEFTARLGEPLTAEQNARAWRTALDPSGEWVPAVLQAADTRLSQVRTTMPDAGGLVIATDQESARAYAKILQRLSGEAPAVVLSDDPKASARIGEFSESTDRWLVAVRMVSEGVDVPRLAVGVYATSASTPLFFAQAIGRFVRARRPGETASVFVPSVPVLLELASELEVQRDHVLGKPHREKDGWDDELLVAANRTEDEPGEEEKAFTSLGASAELDQVIYDGNSFGTAVFSGSDEEQEYLGLPGLLEPDQVRALLRKRQEEQLADDKRRKPKAEAAPPAPKPRTVAERLGALRKELNALVGMYHHRTGKSHGQIHNELRTTCGGPPTAMATLEQLEERVATLRSW is encoded by the coding sequence TTGTCGGAGACGGCCCAGCACGATCGGGCGGCTGCCGGTTTCAGTGCTCCACCGCCCGGCCAGGACACCACCGTCCGGCCGCTGCGCGCCTGGCAGCGCCGTGCGCTGACCAAGTACCTGACGACCAAGCCCCAGGACTTCCTCGCCGTGGCGACGCCCGGCGCCGGCAAGACCGTCTTCGGCCTGCGCATCGCCGCGGAGCTGCTGTCCGACCGCACCATCGAGGCGGTCACCATCGTCACGCCCACCGAGCACCTCAAGCACCAGTGGGCGTCCGCGGCCGCGGCGGCGGGCATCGCCATCGACTCGAACTTCCGCAACACCGTCGGCGTGACCTCGTCGGACTACCGCGGGGTCGCGGTCACCTACGCCCAGGTCGCGGCGCACCCGACGATGCACCGGGTGCGCACGGAGAACCGCAAGACGCTGGTGATCCTGGACGAGATCCACCACGGTGGCGACGCCAAGTCCTGGGGTGACGCGGTCCGCGAGGCGTTCACGCCCGCGGTGCGCCGGCTCTCGCTGACCGGGACGCCGTTCCGCAGCGACGACTCGCCCATCCCGTTCATCACCTACGAGCCCGACGGCGAAGGCGCCCTGCGCAGCCGCGCCGACCACGCCTACGGCTACTCCGACGCGCTCGCCGACGGCGTCGTGCGGCCGGTGGTCTTCCTCGCCTACTCGGGGGAGGCGTCGTGGCGCACCAGCGCGGGTGACGAGTTCACCGCGCGCCTGGGCGAGCCGCTGACCGCCGAGCAGAACGCCCGCGCCTGGCGGACCGCGCTGGACCCGAGCGGCGAGTGGGTGCCCGCGGTGCTGCAGGCGGCAGACACCCGGCTGAGCCAGGTCCGCACCACGATGCCCGACGCCGGTGGCCTGGTCATCGCCACGGACCAGGAGTCCGCCCGCGCGTACGCGAAGATTTTGCAGCGGCTTTCCGGGGAAGCGCCCGCCGTGGTGCTCTCGGACGACCCGAAGGCCTCCGCGCGCATCGGTGAGTTCTCCGAGTCCACCGATCGCTGGCTGGTCGCGGTCCGGATGGTGTCCGAAGGCGTCGACGTCCCGCGGCTGGCGGTCGGGGTGTACGCGACCAGTGCGTCGACCCCGCTGTTCTTCGCGCAGGCGATCGGGCGGTTCGTGCGTGCCCGGCGCCCGGGGGAGACGGCGAGCGTGTTCGTGCCGAGCGTGCCCGTGCTGCTGGAGCTGGCGAGCGAGCTGGAGGTCCAGCGGGACCACGTGCTCGGCAAGCCGCACCGGGAGAAGGACGGCTGGGACGACGAGCTGCTGGTCGCCGCCAACCGCACCGAGGACGAGCCGGGCGAGGAGGAGAAGGCGTTCACCTCGCTGGGTGCCTCCGCCGAGCTGGACCAGGTCATCTACGACGGCAACTCGTTCGGCACCGCGGTGTTCTCGGGCTCGGACGAGGAGCAGGAGTACCTAGGCCTGCCGGGCCTGCTGGAGCCGGACCAGGTGCGCGCGCTGTTGCGCAAGCGCCAAGAGGAACAACTCGCCGACGACAAGCGCCGCAAGCCGAAGGCCGAAGCCGCCCCACCGGCCCCCAAGCCGCGGACGGTCGCCGAACGCCTGGGCGCGTTGCGCAAGGAACTGAACGCGTTGGTCGGCATGTACCACCACCGCACCGGGAAGTCCCACGGCCAGATCCACAACGAACTCCGCACCACCTGCGGCGGCCCGCCCACCGCCATGGCCACCCTGGAACAACTGGAAGAACGAGTAGCCACCCTCCGCTCCTGGTAA
- a CDS encoding YihY/virulence factor BrkB family protein — protein MNTADPDPSAPPAAERAPGSKPARKPVQLVGRTLNKAWDGNIFSESAEAAFWQTLSLPPLLLGLLGSLGFMGDWFGQGLVTAVHDRIIAFCAQIFSSDVVTRIIEPTVNDILTIGKGEIVSIGFLISLWAGSSAMSSFVDAITVAHGQYGVRNEVWQRIFALLLYLVMLVFLVVGLPVIAIGPDLLPEFFPDAWQPTVRDWIGSLYFPVLGAVLVLALATLYKLALPRKLPWHRGLPGAVLAMAIFLLSSVGLRIYISWITTTGYTYGALATPIAFLLFTFFIGLAVVGGAYFNSAIQELWPAKMTRRQRRKWRRLEMERASERLRSEDGRKLWERTTTPLRRPKKHEDDAEEPDEHGERPAETPPSSRSRT, from the coding sequence ATGAACACAGCCGACCCCGACCCCAGCGCACCCCCGGCGGCCGAACGCGCGCCGGGGTCGAAACCTGCGCGCAAACCGGTGCAGCTGGTCGGCCGCACGCTGAACAAGGCGTGGGACGGGAACATCTTCTCCGAGTCCGCCGAAGCCGCCTTCTGGCAGACGCTCTCGCTGCCGCCGCTGCTGCTCGGCCTGCTCGGCAGCCTCGGCTTCATGGGCGACTGGTTCGGCCAGGGCCTGGTCACCGCCGTGCACGACCGGATCATCGCCTTCTGCGCGCAGATCTTCAGCTCCGACGTGGTCACCCGGATCATCGAGCCGACGGTCAACGACATCCTGACCATCGGCAAGGGCGAGATCGTCTCGATCGGCTTCCTGATCTCGCTGTGGGCGGGTTCGTCGGCGATGTCCTCGTTCGTCGACGCGATCACCGTGGCGCACGGTCAGTACGGCGTGCGCAACGAGGTCTGGCAGCGGATCTTCGCGTTGCTGCTCTACCTGGTGATGCTGGTCTTCCTGGTGGTCGGGCTGCCGGTGATCGCGATCGGGCCGGACCTGCTGCCGGAGTTCTTCCCCGACGCCTGGCAGCCGACCGTGCGCGACTGGATCGGCTCGCTCTACTTCCCGGTGCTCGGCGCGGTGCTAGTGCTCGCGCTGGCCACGCTGTACAAGCTGGCGCTGCCGCGCAAGCTGCCGTGGCACCGCGGCCTGCCGGGCGCGGTGCTGGCGATGGCGATCTTCCTGCTCTCCAGTGTCGGCCTGCGGATCTACATCTCGTGGATCACCACCACCGGCTACACCTACGGCGCGCTGGCCACGCCGATCGCCTTCCTGCTGTTCACCTTCTTCATCGGGCTCGCGGTGGTCGGCGGCGCCTACTTCAACAGCGCCATCCAGGAGCTGTGGCCGGCCAAGATGACCCGGCGCCAGCGGCGCAAGTGGCGGCGGCTGGAGATGGAGCGGGCCAGCGAGCGGTTGCGCTCCGAGGACGGCCGCAAGCTGTGGGAGCGCACCACGACGCCGCTGCGGCGGCCGAAAAAGCATGAGGATGACGCGGAAGAGCCGGACGAACACGGGGAGCGACCGGCCGAAACCCCGCCCTCATCCCGAAGTAGGACGTGA
- a CDS encoding efflux RND transporter permease subunit yields MSALAKLSLRNRGLIGLLAILVLGFGALALPQLKQQLYPSLQLPSAVVVTPYPGASPDAVDRQLTQPIEGGIQGITGVEEVTSTSSEGSSTVVVQFAYGTDIDASVSQLQQAVNRLRPQLPDNAESTVTAGGTDDIPVVILAASAPGDQQQFAERLTKEVVPELRKIDDVREATVTGTQEKTVTIDVDYAKLGAAGVDPTALATALKTAGAAIPAGTVEDGERTLTVEVGGGPVTVDSLRNLQLSPRAKLGDVASVEPTLAAASSITRTNGKPSLGINVTMVADGSAVAVSDAVAGKLPELSQKLGAELTPTFDQGPQVAEAVSGLTTEGLLGLAFAVVVILLFLLSVRSTLVTAVSIPLSVVVALLALWAGDLSLNLLTLGALTIAVGRVVDDSIVVLENIKRHLGYGEGKQRAVLNGVREVAGAVTASTLTTVAVFLPIAFVGGMAGELFSPFSLTVTVALLASLLVSLTVVPVLAYWFLKPPKAAATAEEAEANLQRALEKERRGLLQRIYVPVIRFATRRRLTVVLLSLLVFAGTIGLSTKLETNFLDDGATTTTSLRQTFEPGTGLDTREQAAIRVEQALAATGEVEKYQVTVGNDPIAALFGGGGASTTSISITVKEGTDLDAFENRLRDSLGGQPGLGELEFGGAAAGPASDEVSVTVTAPDEASLRPAADAVQRAFGEVSGLTGVTNDLATGMPRVQIEVDQVKAAERGLSATTIGQLANQAIAGQTVTQLPVDGTRTDIVLRTGDRPDNAAAVAALPLPSAGGIVRLDQVATVRTVDGPTQVKRTDGELSTTVSAKTTGGDLSALTQQLTTKLDGLSLTGGAAYSLGGVSQEQNEAFADLGLAMLAAIAIVFLIMVATFRSLVQPLILLVSIPFAATGAIGLLLLTGTALGLPALIGMLMLIGIVVTNAIVLIDLVNQYRAEGMSVSDAVVEGGRRRLRPILMTAAATIFALVPMALGLTGQGGFIGQPLAIVVIGGLVSSTVLTLILVPTLYTVVEGRKERRRAKKAPRTETPELAGAH; encoded by the coding sequence ATGTCCGCGCTGGCAAAGCTCAGCCTCCGGAACAGAGGCCTGATCGGCCTGCTGGCCATCCTGGTTCTCGGCTTCGGCGCGCTCGCGCTGCCGCAGCTGAAGCAACAGCTTTACCCGTCCCTGCAACTGCCGAGCGCGGTCGTGGTGACCCCGTACCCCGGCGCGTCGCCCGACGCGGTGGACCGGCAGCTCACGCAGCCGATCGAAGGCGGCATCCAGGGCATCACCGGCGTCGAGGAGGTCACCTCGACCTCCAGCGAGGGCTCGTCGACCGTGGTCGTCCAGTTCGCCTACGGCACCGACATCGACGCGTCGGTGAGCCAGTTGCAGCAGGCGGTCAACCGGCTGCGCCCGCAACTGCCGGACAACGCCGAGTCCACGGTGACCGCGGGCGGCACCGACGACATCCCGGTGGTCATCCTGGCCGCCTCGGCCCCCGGCGACCAGCAGCAGTTCGCCGAGCGGCTGACCAAGGAGGTCGTGCCGGAGCTGCGCAAGATCGACGACGTGCGCGAAGCGACGGTGACCGGCACGCAGGAGAAGACGGTCACCATCGACGTCGACTACGCCAAGCTCGGCGCGGCCGGGGTCGACCCCACCGCGCTGGCCACCGCGCTCAAGACCGCGGGCGCGGCGATCCCGGCGGGCACGGTCGAAGACGGGGAGCGCACGCTCACCGTCGAGGTCGGCGGTGGACCGGTCACAGTGGACAGTCTGCGGAACCTGCAACTGTCCCCCAGGGCCAAACTCGGTGACGTGGCGAGTGTGGAGCCCACGCTGGCGGCGGCGAGTTCGATCACCCGCACCAACGGCAAGCCGAGCCTGGGCATCAACGTCACGATGGTCGCCGACGGCAGCGCGGTCGCGGTTTCCGACGCGGTGGCCGGGAAACTGCCCGAGCTGAGCCAGAAACTGGGCGCCGAGCTGACGCCGACCTTCGACCAGGGCCCGCAGGTGGCCGAGGCGGTCAGCGGGCTGACCACCGAAGGCCTGCTGGGGCTGGCTTTCGCCGTCGTGGTGATCCTGCTCTTCCTGCTCTCGGTGCGCTCCACCCTGGTCACCGCGGTGTCCATCCCGTTGTCCGTGGTGGTGGCGCTGCTCGCGCTGTGGGCCGGTGACCTTTCGCTCAACCTGCTCACCCTCGGCGCGCTGACCATCGCCGTCGGCCGCGTGGTGGACGACTCGATCGTGGTGCTGGAGAACATCAAACGGCACCTCGGTTACGGCGAAGGCAAGCAGCGCGCGGTGCTCAACGGCGTGCGCGAGGTGGCGGGCGCGGTCACCGCGTCCACGCTCACCACGGTCGCGGTGTTCCTGCCGATCGCCTTCGTCGGCGGCATGGCCGGCGAGCTGTTCTCCCCGTTCTCGCTGACCGTCACCGTGGCGTTGCTGGCTTCGCTGCTGGTTTCGCTGACCGTGGTGCCGGTGCTGGCCTACTGGTTCCTCAAGCCGCCGAAGGCCGCGGCGACCGCCGAAGAGGCCGAGGCGAACCTCCAGCGCGCGCTGGAGAAGGAGCGGCGCGGGCTGCTGCAGCGGATCTACGTGCCGGTGATCCGGTTCGCCACCCGGCGGCGGCTGACCGTGGTGCTCCTGTCGCTGCTGGTCTTCGCGGGCACCATCGGGTTGTCGACGAAGCTGGAGACCAACTTCCTCGACGACGGCGCCACGACCACCACCAGCCTGCGTCAGACCTTCGAGCCGGGCACCGGCCTGGACACCCGCGAGCAGGCCGCGATCCGCGTCGAGCAGGCGCTGGCGGCCACCGGCGAGGTGGAGAAGTACCAGGTCACCGTGGGCAACGACCCGATCGCCGCGTTGTTCGGCGGTGGCGGGGCGAGCACCACGAGCATCAGCATCACGGTCAAGGAGGGCACCGATCTCGACGCCTTCGAGAACCGCCTGCGTGACTCGCTGGGCGGGCAGCCGGGTCTCGGCGAGCTGGAGTTCGGCGGCGCGGCGGCCGGTCCGGCCTCGGACGAGGTGTCGGTGACCGTCACCGCGCCGGACGAGGCCTCCCTGCGCCCGGCCGCGGACGCGGTGCAGCGGGCGTTCGGCGAGGTGTCCGGGCTGACCGGGGTGACCAACGACCTGGCCACCGGCATGCCGCGGGTGCAGATCGAGGTCGACCAGGTCAAGGCGGCCGAGCGCGGGCTGAGCGCGACCACCATCGGGCAGCTGGCGAACCAGGCCATCGCCGGGCAGACGGTCACGCAGCTGCCGGTCGACGGCACCCGCACCGACATCGTGCTCCGCACCGGGGACCGCCCGGACAACGCCGCGGCCGTGGCGGCGCTGCCGCTGCCCTCGGCCGGCGGGATCGTCCGGCTGGACCAGGTGGCGACCGTGCGCACGGTGGACGGGCCGACCCAGGTCAAGCGCACCGACGGCGAGCTGAGCACCACGGTGTCGGCGAAGACCACCGGCGGTGACCTGTCGGCGCTGACCCAGCAGCTGACCACCAAGCTGGACGGGCTGTCGCTGACCGGCGGCGCGGCCTACTCCCTCGGCGGGGTGAGCCAGGAGCAGAACGAGGCCTTCGCCGACCTCGGGCTGGCCATGCTGGCGGCGATCGCGATCGTCTTCCTGATCATGGTGGCCACCTTCCGCAGCCTGGTGCAGCCGCTGATCCTGCTGGTGTCCATCCCGTTCGCGGCGACCGGCGCGATCGGCCTGCTGCTGCTCACCGGCACCGCGCTGGGGCTGCCCGCGCTGATCGGCATGCTGATGCTGATCGGCATCGTGGTGACCAACGCGATCGTGCTGATCGACCTGGTCAACCAGTACCGGGCCGAGGGCATGAGCGTGAGCGACGCGGTGGTCGAGGGCGGCAGGCGGCGGCTGCGGCCGATCCTGATGACCGCGGCGGCGACCATCTTCGCGCTGGTGCCGATGGCGCTCGGGCTGACCGGGCAGGGCGGCTTCATCGGGCAGCCGCTGGCGATCGTGGTGATCGGCGGGCTGGTCAGCTCGACGGTGCTGACGCTGATCCTGGTGCCGACGCTCTACACCGTGGTCGAGGGCCGCAAGGAGCGGCGGCGCGCGAAGAAGGCACCGCGCACCGAGACCCCGGAACTGGCCGGGGCCCACTAG
- a CDS encoding DUF3039 domain-containing protein, which produces MSTQTLPEVDTRPEGTDTSDDDTPKMFHYVKKNKIAESAVMGNHVVALCGEVFPVTKSPKPGSPVCPDCQKIYQGLRPGSD; this is translated from the coding sequence GTGAGTACGCAGACCTTGCCGGAAGTCGACACCCGCCCAGAGGGCACCGACACCTCCGATGACGACACCCCGAAGATGTTCCACTACGTGAAGAAGAACAAGATCGCCGAGAGCGCGGTCATGGGCAATCACGTGGTGGCGCTCTGCGGCGAGGTGTTCCCGGTGACGAAGTCGCCGAAGCCGGGTTCGCCGGTGTGCCCCGACTGCCAGAAGATCTACCAGGGCCTCCGCCCCGGCAGCGACTGA